GGTCAGTACCTCACCTCTCCCACCAGGACGGCAGACTCCTCCTTCAGGGGCGACGGTCCACGATGAGCATCTTCGACGAGCAGCCAGAGAGCCAGTGGGTCGGCGACGAGGCGGGGCCGATCGTCAGGCCGTACGTCCTGACGCGAGGCAGGACCGAACCGAGCCGCGGCAGGTTCGACCTCATCACCCTGGTGGTGACCATCCGGCAGGTCTCGTCGAGGGAGCCGGGCCTGGACCCGGAGTGCCTGGCCATCGTCAGGCTCTGCCAGCTGGCCCAGTCGGTCGCGGAGATCGCGGCCCATACGAACCTTCCGGCAGGCACGGTCCGTGTCCTGCTCAGCGACCTGCTCGACCAGGGATTCATCGCCATGCAAGAACCGCATTCGGAGACGGACATGCACGACGAGAGGCTGTACAGGGCGGTGCTCGATGGACTCCGTGCGCTCTAGTCGCGACGCCGGGCGTGTGAAGCTGCCCAAGGCGATCAAGATTCTGGTCGCCGGCGGGTTCGGCGCGGGCAAGACCACGCTGGTCGGCGCGGTCTCGGAGATAGAGCCACTGCGCACCGAGGAGACCCTGAGCGACCGGGGTATCGGCGTCGACGACCTGTCGGGCGTGGAGACCAAGCAGACCACCACGGTCGCCATGGACTTCGGCCGCATCACCATCGGCGACGACTACCGCCTCTACCTGTTCGGCACGCCCGGTCAGGAGCGCTTCTGGTTCCTCTGGGACGAGCTCGCGCTGGGCGCGCTGGGCGCGGTGGTCCTCGCCGACACCCGCAGGCTCGCCGACTGCTTTCCCTCGCTCGACTACTTCGAACGGCGCGAGACGCCCTTCATCGTCGCGGTCAACTGCTTCGACGGGGCCCGTCGCTACGAGCTCGACGAGGTCAGGCTCGGGCTGACCCTGCACCAGGACATCCCGATCGTGCTGTGCGACGCCAGGCAGCGGGAGTCGGGCAAGAAGGTGCTCATCGCCCTCGTCGAGCACGCGATGCGGATGCGGCTGGGCACGACGTCCCCGACGGCGGGCGCCGAACCGCCCACCGAGCGGACCGCGACCCGCTGACGCGCCGGCCTCTTTCGGGGTGAGGCGCGACTCGCGGACGCGCCGGTTCCCGGAGCGGATCGCGCCCCGCAGGCCGCTCACGGGCAGGCCGCGACTCGCTGACGCGACGGCTTCTCCCGGGGTGAGGTGCGACTCGCGGACGCGCCGGCCTCCGGAGCGGACCGCGACTCGCCGACGTGTCGTCCTCTCCCGGGAAGGATGCTCACCGCCCCGGGAGCGTTTTTGTCCCTCTGGTAGGGACGAATCCCTCACCACTTGACTTCTGCCCGCAACAGCCCGTGCCCGGCGTGTCACGATAGCGGCGATCACCTGGCGTTCCACGTGCGGGGAGACCTATGTGTGACGATCCGAACATGCCTCCCAGCGTCGCTCGGGCGCTCGGGGAATACCGGGCGCTGCTGGACAAGCACGGCGTCACCTGGGGTGAGGATCCCATCTTCTACGTCAAGTCCATGGCCACCGACGCCTACCTGATGGGCACGACGAGCTTCTGGGAGGTCTGTTACGGAATGCTCGGCGCCCGCTACCCCGGGGCGCCGTTCGAGGAGCTAAGGGACCGGCTCGACGAGCTGGACATGGACGAGGTCGTCCGCGGCGTCCTCGCGGGCAGGGTGCTCGACAACCTCGCCGCGCTCCGCCTCACCGACGGGGGAACCGCGCTGCGGGCACGGGCGCGGGCCGTGCTGGACGGCAGGCCCCTGCGCACGACGTTGCTGGTCGACTCCACCAGACCCGAGCCGGCCACCGTGCTGGTGGACGGGCGGGCGCACGTGGTCGGTCCCGGCGGCGCCCGGCTCATCAAGATCACGAGCCGGAGCGAGGTGGTCGCCGACGGCGTACCGGTCGACCTGTCGCCCCTGACCCGCCCCGCCCCCGCGGCCCGCCTGCGGGTGCGCGCGGGACTGCCGTGCAAGTGGAGCGTGTACGGCGAGCACGGCCAGGGCTGGTACCCGGAAGGCGCCCCCGACCGGCACGACTACCACGTGATGCCCTACTTCCACGGGGACGACCTGATCCTGGACGTCCCGGCCGAGGCGCTGACCGTGCGGGTGTCCAGGGGCATGGAGTACGGCTCCGCCCAGGTCACGGTCACCCCGGAGCCTGGCGGGGAGACCCTCGTCGAGCTGACCCCCGAACGGCTCTACGACGCGGCCGCTCTCGGCTGGTACGGCGGCGACATGCACGTCCACCTCAACTGGGCGGGCGACATGGTCGGCACGCCCGAACTCGCGGGGATCATGCAGCACGGCGAGGACCTGCACGTCCTCAACCTGGTCGCCGGGAACGTCTCCTCCGAGCGGGTCTACGACTCCGAGGCGCTCGAACACTGGGCCGGGCGGGACCTGCCCTGGTCCGACGCCTCCCACGTGGCCAGGATCGGCGTCGAGTACCGCAACGACCTGCTCGGCCACCTCTACGCCTTCGGCGTCTCGGCCCCGCCCTCGCGGTTCCACACCGGCTTCCTCGGCACCGCCGACTGGCCGCCCAACAGCGTCGCCTGCGAGGAGCTCCGCGACCTGGGGGCCGTCACCGGCTACAGCCATCCCTTCCACACGCCGTTCGCCGACACCGACGCTCCGGACAAGGCGCTGCAGCGGGGGCGCAACTGCTCCTCCCGGGAGATCGTCGCCGACGCGGCGCTCGGCCTCGTCGACACCCTGGACGTGCTCAGCCAGACCTCGATCACCGCGACCGCGGCCGTCTACCGGCGCCTGATCGGGGCGGGCAACCGCATCGCGGTCACCGCGGGCACCGACGCGATGGTCTCCTTCGCCCGGCGGGGAAACCAGTCCAACCCGCCCGGCTGGGCGCGCGTCTACGCCCGGGTGGACGGGCCGCTGACCGCCGCGTCGTTCGCCGAGGCGGTCAGGCGGGGTCGTACCTTCGGCACCACGGGACCCTGGCTGGAGCTGTCGGCCGCGGGTCACGGCCCCGGTGCCACCCTGGACCTGTCACCGGGCGAGCGGATCACGATCACCGCCAGGTCGGTCGGCCCGGAGGTGGAGCGGCTGGAGATCCGCACCGCCGACGGCGTGCTGGCCGAGGGACCGCCCGGCGAGCTGACCGCAGAACTGGCCGTCGGCGACCCCACCTACGTCGTCGCCGTCGCCACCGGCGGCCCGCACGAGCGGTCCTTCACCGGCGAGGTGTACGCCCACACCAGCCCGGTCTACCTCGATGTGGGCGGCCGTCACGTGGCCAGGGCCGAGGACGTCGGCTGGTGCCTGGAGTGGCTGGACACCCTGGAGACGCTGCTGCGCGAGGAGGGCACCTTCGAGACCGCCGGGCAGCTCAACGACCACCTCGTCCTGATCGGCCGGGCCAGGGAGATCTACCGGGACCGCCTGGCCTGACGGCACGCGGCGGCCACACCCGTCCCTGTCCTGCCCGGCCCGGCTCCGGTCCCGTCCCGCTCGGCCAGGCACCGTGCGCCGGAATCCGCCCGGGGCACCCGGTGTGAGGGCACCCGGTCCGGCGCCGCGCGGCGAGATCCGGGCCGCTCCCCTGGACCGTGCGAGCCAGGGACATACGAGGCTTGTCGGCATGAGGTGAGCGGAGACATGCGAGGCTTGTCGGCATGAACCGCCTGTCTGAGGTCGACCTTTCGCAGAAACTCTCCAAGAAGGAGGCCTCCGAGCGCCTCGACGCCGCGCTGGACCGCCTGCTCCGTCTGCGGCTCATGCTCGGCGGCCAGGTCGGCGAGCAGCGCATCGGCCCGCCGCTGTGCGTGGTCTTCGAGGGCTGGGACGCCTCGGGCAAGGGAGGGGCCATCAAGCGGCTGGTGCGCCCGCTGGACCCGCGCCACGTCCGCGTCGCCCAGTTCGCGGCGCCGACGTACGACGAGAAGCGCCACCACTTCCTGTGGCGGTTCTGGCCGGTCCTGCCCGGCTGGGGCGGGATGGCGGTGCTCGACCGCTCCTGGTACGGCCGGGTGCTGGTGGAGCGGGTCGAGGGCTTCGCCACCGAGGAGCAGTGGTCCCGCGCGTACGGGGAGATCGTGGAGTTCGAGCGGACCCTCGCCGCCGAGGGCATGATCATGGTCAAGTTCTGGATGCACGTCTCCGAGGAGGAGCAGCTCAGGCGCTTCCAGGATCGGGCCGGCGATTCGCTCCGGGCCTGGAAGCTCACCGACGAGGACTGGCGCAATCGCGAGAAGCGCCCGCAGTACGAGGTCGCGGTGGAGGAGATGCTCGCCCGCACCAACCACGAGAAGGCGCCGTGGCACGTGGTCCCCGGCGACGACAAGCGCCTGGCCCGCGTCACGGTCGCGGAGACGGTCTGCGCCGCGATCGAGGCCGAACTCGCCGCGAGGGGCCACGAGCCGGTGCTCTCCTCCCCGGCGGGCGGCGCCGCGGACGAGTAGCGGGGCGCGGCAGGCGTCGTCGGCGCCGTTCCGGTGAGAACTATGGGAGCGGCGGAAACGCGCCGGGCGCGGGGGCACGCGGCAGAATCGAATGGCTGTCCGTGCGTTCGTCGCGGCAGTTGGTCGTTGCGGTTCGTCATTGTTTTTCGTCATCGCAGGAGGGTGCGGCGCATGCGGTTGGGCTCGCGGCTGAGCAGGCTGGACCGGCGGGTGTTCGCCATGGTGGCGGGCGCGAGGTTGCCCGGTCTCGAACGCGTCGTTCCCGCGCTGTCGCGCGCGGCCGACAACTCGCTCCTGTGGGCCGGGGTGGCCGGGGCGCTGGCGGTCAGCGGGCGGCGGCCCCTGCGCCGGGCCGCGACCAGGGGGCTGCTCGCGGTCAGCCTCGCCAGCCCGCTGGTCAACCTGGTCGG
This region of Streptosporangium sp. NBC_01495 genomic DNA includes:
- a CDS encoding DUF742 domain-containing protein, with product MSIFDEQPESQWVGDEAGPIVRPYVLTRGRTEPSRGRFDLITLVVTIRQVSSREPGLDPECLAIVRLCQLAQSVAEIAAHTNLPAGTVRVLLSDLLDQGFIAMQEPHSETDMHDERLYRAVLDGLRAL
- a CDS encoding GTP-binding protein, which produces MDSVRSSRDAGRVKLPKAIKILVAGGFGAGKTTLVGAVSEIEPLRTEETLSDRGIGVDDLSGVETKQTTTVAMDFGRITIGDDYRLYLFGTPGQERFWFLWDELALGALGAVVLADTRRLADCFPSLDYFERRETPFIVAVNCFDGARRYELDEVRLGLTLHQDIPIVLCDARQRESGKKVLIALVEHAMRMRLGTTSPTAGAEPPTERTATR
- a CDS encoding CehA/McbA family metallohydrolase, whose amino-acid sequence is MPPSVARALGEYRALLDKHGVTWGEDPIFYVKSMATDAYLMGTTSFWEVCYGMLGARYPGAPFEELRDRLDELDMDEVVRGVLAGRVLDNLAALRLTDGGTALRARARAVLDGRPLRTTLLVDSTRPEPATVLVDGRAHVVGPGGARLIKITSRSEVVADGVPVDLSPLTRPAPAARLRVRAGLPCKWSVYGEHGQGWYPEGAPDRHDYHVMPYFHGDDLILDVPAEALTVRVSRGMEYGSAQVTVTPEPGGETLVELTPERLYDAAALGWYGGDMHVHLNWAGDMVGTPELAGIMQHGEDLHVLNLVAGNVSSERVYDSEALEHWAGRDLPWSDASHVARIGVEYRNDLLGHLYAFGVSAPPSRFHTGFLGTADWPPNSVACEELRDLGAVTGYSHPFHTPFADTDAPDKALQRGRNCSSREIVADAALGLVDTLDVLSQTSITATAAVYRRLIGAGNRIAVTAGTDAMVSFARRGNQSNPPGWARVYARVDGPLTAASFAEAVRRGRTFGTTGPWLELSAAGHGPGATLDLSPGERITITARSVGPEVERLEIRTADGVLAEGPPGELTAELAVGDPTYVVAVATGGPHERSFTGEVYAHTSPVYLDVGGRHVARAEDVGWCLEWLDTLETLLREEGTFETAGQLNDHLVLIGRAREIYRDRLA
- a CDS encoding polyphosphate kinase 2 family protein, translating into MNRLSEVDLSQKLSKKEASERLDAALDRLLRLRLMLGGQVGEQRIGPPLCVVFEGWDASGKGGAIKRLVRPLDPRHVRVAQFAAPTYDEKRHHFLWRFWPVLPGWGGMAVLDRSWYGRVLVERVEGFATEEQWSRAYGEIVEFERTLAAEGMIMVKFWMHVSEEEQLRRFQDRAGDSLRAWKLTDEDWRNREKRPQYEVAVEEMLARTNHEKAPWHVVPGDDKRLARVTVAETVCAAIEAELAARGHEPVLSSPAGGAADE